In Altererythrobacter rubellus, the following are encoded in one genomic region:
- a CDS encoding helix-turn-helix domain-containing protein, with translation MINRIRDIRKSKGLTLAELAEACDPPTTPQTIGRLETGMRNLSLKWMDRIAAALEVDPEMIVRSEDTPAPMVIAQLRASGPEALAKPREAMLPAHIAGEGTLTVLSVGESVGEFRPGDLLWMRQLDGDDVSHAINRDVLVPRPGGRFYFGRLIDRRENLVGILPPGTGQKQQVIDNPSWIAVAEMLVRKL, from the coding sequence GTGATCAATCGCATCCGGGATATCCGCAAGAGTAAGGGACTGACACTGGCCGAACTGGCCGAAGCCTGCGATCCGCCCACGACCCCGCAAACCATCGGGCGGCTGGAAACGGGCATGCGCAATCTGTCGCTGAAATGGATGGACCGAATTGCGGCTGCGCTGGAAGTCGACCCGGAGATGATCGTCCGGTCCGAAGACACACCAGCCCCCATGGTCATTGCACAACTGCGCGCGAGCGGCCCCGAGGCACTCGCCAAGCCGCGCGAAGCGATGCTCCCGGCCCATATCGCAGGCGAAGGAACGCTGACTGTGCTGAGCGTTGGAGAAAGCGTCGGCGAGTTTCGGCCCGGTGATTTGTTGTGGATGCGCCAGCTAGACGGAGACGATGTCAGCCATGCCATCAACCGCGATGTGCTGGTCCCTCGCCCCGGCGGTCGGTTCTACTTCGGTCGCTTGATTGATCGGCGCGAAAACCTGGTAGGCATTCTGCCGCCGGGCACAGGGCAAAAGCAGCAGGTGATCGACAATCCCTCATGGATAGCTGTTGCGGAAATGCTGGTGCGCAAGCTTTGA
- the secF gene encoding protein translocase subunit SecF, translating into MRLLKLVPDDTNIKFLKLRVPFFVVSLLLIAASWAAVFTQGLNYGVDFAGGQEIRATFVGEAQAPVAELRQTVSALEVVEDPVIQRFGEPNQVSIRVKLPAEAEGQPEFAAMMTEQITAAMRDGHPEVRIDGVDSVSGKVSSEFRNDAALALVAAMLAVAIYIWIRFEWQFGAGALFALFHDVSLTLGMFAIFQLEFSLQIIAAILAIIGYSLNDTIVVYDRIRENLKKFRKMDLTDLLDLSVNETLARTVMTSLTLFVALLPLLIFGPASLFGLVAAITLGLFIGTYSSVYMAAPILIWLGVTSDSFVPQESAADLQEKKARGLT; encoded by the coding sequence ATGCGACTTCTCAAACTTGTCCCCGATGATACCAACATCAAATTCCTCAAGCTGCGGGTTCCGTTTTTTGTCGTCAGCCTGCTGCTGATTGCGGCGAGCTGGGCGGCTGTATTCACCCAAGGCCTCAACTACGGCGTCGATTTCGCTGGCGGTCAGGAAATCCGCGCGACATTTGTCGGGGAAGCTCAGGCGCCCGTGGCCGAGCTTCGACAGACAGTCAGCGCGCTTGAGGTGGTGGAAGATCCCGTGATTCAGCGCTTCGGCGAGCCCAATCAGGTTTCGATTCGTGTGAAACTGCCGGCAGAGGCCGAAGGGCAGCCGGAATTCGCAGCCATGATGACAGAGCAGATTACGGCTGCGATGCGCGACGGTCATCCTGAAGTACGAATCGACGGCGTCGACAGCGTATCGGGCAAGGTTTCCAGCGAGTTCCGCAACGATGCTGCGCTCGCCCTGGTTGCAGCCATGCTGGCGGTGGCGATTTACATCTGGATCCGCTTCGAGTGGCAGTTCGGGGCAGGGGCGCTGTTCGCGCTGTTCCACGACGTGTCGTTGACGCTTGGCATGTTCGCGATCTTCCAGCTTGAGTTCAGCCTTCAGATCATCGCCGCAATTCTGGCGATCATCGGCTATTCGTTGAACGATACAATTGTGGTCTATGACCGTATCCGGGAAAATCTGAAGAAGTTCCGCAAGATGGATCTGACGGATTTGCTCGACCTGTCTGTCAATGAAACGCTGGCACGTACTGTGATGACCAGTTTGACGCTGTTCGTTGCGCTGCTGCCATTGCTGATTTTTGGCCCGGCCAGCCTGTTCGGACTGGTTGCCGCGATTACGCTCGGCTTGTTTATCGGTACGTACAGCTCGGTCTATATGGCTGCACCGATACTGATCTGGCTGGGTGTAACCTCTGACAGCTTTGTGCCGCAAGAAAGCGCAGCCGATTTGCAGGAAAAGAAGGCACGCGGGCTGACCTGA
- the secD gene encoding protein translocase subunit SecD, with protein sequence MLDFPTWKKIWLWGLTLIAAAAALPTLLASTNIDIPDFLPQPTVNLGLDLAGGSHILLEADPAQVAAQRLENMEETVRTTLRGSVPENRIRIGDVSTANGELSFMVDNPADVDRARELLLPVMNGTGLVREWDLRVEDGQQMILAPTGDGLDTAVDQAMETAIEVIRRRIDSLGTREPTIIRQGDTRIVVQVPGLDDPDQLKALLGQTAQLEFKMVDQSALPSDVQQGIAPLGSEIFPYAESSQFAGTSVAVRRLGGIRGDSLINAQQSFDPQTNEPVVSITFDQQGGQRFAQLSTQNVGRLFAIILDGNVLSTPVFNEPILGGTAQISGGFTTETANNLAISLRSGALPVDLSVIEERTVGPDLGADSIRKGMLAMLIGSAAVIALMIASYGRFGVYATIALVFNVMILLGIMAGLNTTLTLPGIAGFVLTIGAAVDANVLINERIREERKRGRRVVAAVENGYKEASRAIYDANITNFIAGVLLFMFGTGPVRGFAVVLVIGLFTSVFTAVVLTRMWVAGWLRNARPNDLSL encoded by the coding sequence ATGCTCGACTTTCCTACATGGAAGAAGATTTGGCTCTGGGGCCTCACGCTAATTGCAGCGGCCGCCGCTCTGCCGACGCTTTTGGCTTCGACCAATATCGATATTCCGGACTTTCTCCCTCAGCCGACAGTCAATCTGGGGCTGGACCTGGCGGGTGGCAGCCACATTCTGCTTGAAGCGGATCCGGCGCAGGTCGCCGCACAGCGGCTGGAGAATATGGAAGAAACCGTGCGCACAACGCTGCGCGGTTCGGTCCCGGAAAACCGCATCCGCATTGGCGATGTATCGACCGCCAACGGCGAGTTGAGCTTCATGGTCGACAATCCAGCCGATGTTGATCGTGCGCGCGAGTTGCTGCTGCCGGTTATGAACGGCACCGGGCTGGTTCGTGAATGGGATTTGCGGGTCGAGGATGGCCAGCAGATGATCCTGGCTCCGACTGGCGATGGCCTGGATACAGCAGTCGATCAGGCGATGGAAACGGCGATCGAAGTGATCCGGCGCCGTATTGACTCGCTAGGCACGCGTGAGCCGACGATCATTCGTCAGGGTGACACACGTATCGTGGTCCAGGTCCCGGGTCTGGACGATCCGGATCAGCTCAAAGCCTTGCTAGGCCAAACCGCGCAGCTTGAATTCAAGATGGTCGACCAATCGGCTTTGCCGAGCGATGTCCAGCAAGGCATTGCGCCGCTGGGATCGGAGATCTTCCCCTATGCGGAATCGTCGCAGTTTGCGGGCACTTCGGTTGCGGTACGCCGGTTGGGCGGTATTCGCGGTGACAGCCTGATCAACGCGCAGCAGAGCTTTGATCCGCAAACGAATGAGCCGGTTGTTTCGATTACATTTGATCAACAGGGCGGACAGCGTTTTGCGCAGCTCAGCACGCAGAATGTCGGACGTTTGTTTGCGATTATTCTGGACGGCAATGTGCTTTCGACGCCGGTGTTCAATGAACCGATCCTGGGCGGTACAGCACAGATATCAGGTGGCTTCACCACCGAAACAGCCAACAACCTCGCCATCTCGCTTCGCTCTGGTGCATTGCCGGTCGATCTGTCCGTTATCGAAGAACGCACCGTTGGGCCGGACCTGGGTGCAGACTCGATCCGCAAGGGCATGCTCGCGATGCTGATCGGCTCGGCTGCGGTCATCGCCTTGATGATCGCAAGCTATGGCCGCTTTGGTGTCTATGCAACCATTGCGCTGGTATTCAACGTGATGATCCTGCTTGGTATCATGGCTGGCCTCAACACTACGCTGACACTGCCGGGCATTGCCGGCTTTGTGCTGACAATTGGTGCTGCGGTGGACGCCAACGTGCTGATCAACGAACGAATACGCGAAGAACGTAAACGCGGACGACGGGTCGTAGCCGCAGTCGAGAATGGCTATAAAGAGGCGAGCCGCGCGATTTACGACGCGAACATCACCAACTTTATCGCCGGTGTCCTGTTGTTCATGTTCGGTACGGGGCCGGTCCGTGGCTTTGCCGTGGTGCTTGTGATCGGGCTGTTCACCAGCGTCTTCACCGCCGTTGTACTCACGCGCATGTGGGTGGCCGGATGGCTGCGCAATGCGCGACCCAACGATCTAAGTCTATAA
- the yajC gene encoding preprotein translocase subunit YajC, with protein sequence MFEILAAAASADAPPAWIQWLPIIGMILIFWFLIIRPQMKRQKEHQQKIEAIKKGDQVVTAGGLVGKVHKVDDTYVELDIAQGVRVKAVKSTIGDIIPPGGSAAND encoded by the coding sequence ATGTTCGAAATTCTTGCCGCCGCGGCCAGCGCCGACGCACCACCAGCATGGATCCAATGGCTGCCGATTATCGGTATGATCCTGATCTTCTGGTTTCTTATTATTCGTCCGCAAATGAAGCGGCAGAAGGAACACCAGCAGAAGATCGAAGCGATCAAGAAGGGCGATCAGGTCGTCACTGCCGGCGGTCTTGTAGGCAAAGTGCACAAGGTGGATGACACCTATGTGGAGCTGGATATTGCGCAGGGTGTTCGCGTGAAGGCGGTCAAGAGCACCATCGGGGATATCATCCCGCCGGGCGGCAGTGCAGCGAACGACTGA
- a CDS encoding HpcH/HpaI aldolase/citrate lyase family protein, with amino-acid sequence MSETSAPSRMRSWLFAPGDSERKMTKASDSAADIVLLDLEDSVSPENKPAARTAVADFLKTREDKHRIWVRVNPLRSGEIEADLDAIMGAAPGGLFLPKAEGKADVEALDAMLTIREADHGILNRSTHVAALVTETPKAMFHCGDYEGAPRLIAMSWGAEDLSSALGARVQHQPDGSYMPMYEMARNLCLLGAVTAGCAPIETVMPEFRDLDKLRERALMVRGQGYRGMLAIHPAQVDVINEAFTPSAEEIAHARAIVQAFANNPGAGTVGLDGQMLDRPHLALAERLLAEAGESD; translated from the coding sequence ATGAGCGAGACTTCCGCCCCGTCCAGAATGCGTAGCTGGCTGTTCGCGCCCGGCGATAGCGAGCGCAAGATGACCAAGGCCAGCGATAGCGCGGCAGACATTGTGCTGCTCGATCTGGAAGACTCCGTCTCTCCGGAAAACAAGCCGGCTGCCCGCACGGCGGTGGCCGATTTTCTGAAGACGCGCGAAGACAAGCACCGCATCTGGGTTCGGGTCAATCCGTTGCGCAGCGGCGAAATCGAAGCCGATCTTGATGCAATCATGGGCGCGGCGCCCGGCGGACTCTTCCTGCCCAAGGCGGAAGGCAAAGCAGACGTTGAAGCGCTCGACGCAATGTTGACCATTCGCGAGGCCGACCATGGCATTCTCAATCGTTCAACACATGTCGCAGCGCTGGTCACAGAGACGCCGAAAGCCATGTTCCATTGCGGCGATTACGAGGGGGCACCGCGGCTCATCGCGATGAGCTGGGGCGCAGAAGATTTGTCTTCTGCCTTGGGTGCGCGAGTGCAGCACCAGCCAGACGGTTCCTACATGCCGATGTACGAAATGGCGCGGAACCTGTGCCTGCTTGGCGCGGTTACGGCGGGCTGCGCTCCTATCGAAACGGTTATGCCCGAATTCCGCGATCTCGATAAGCTGCGCGAACGCGCGCTAATGGTGCGTGGCCAGGGCTATCGCGGAATGTTGGCGATCCACCCGGCGCAAGTCGATGTGATCAACGAAGCCTTCACACCCAGCGCGGAGGAGATTGCGCATGCCCGCGCCATTGTGCAGGCCTTTGCTAACAATCCAGGCGCTGGTACAGTTGGTCTGGACGGGCAAATGCTCGATCGGCCGCACCTCGCGCTCGCGGAAAGACTGCTTGCGGAAGCAGGCGAAAGTGACTGA
- the queF gene encoding preQ(1) synthase, whose product MSDTPKPQFLGKQTDLPDSPEKAQLDYVPNPREGTLYLVRFAAPEFTSLCPVTGQPDFAHLVIDYAPGQTIVESKSLKLFLGSFRNHNGFHEDVTVGIGQRLAAEMKPQWLRIGGYWYPRGGIPIDVFWQTGPAPEGLWVPEQGVQSYRGRG is encoded by the coding sequence ATGAGCGACACACCAAAACCGCAGTTTCTCGGCAAACAGACCGATCTTCCCGATTCACCAGAGAAGGCGCAGCTCGACTATGTGCCCAATCCACGCGAAGGGACGCTGTATCTGGTGCGCTTTGCCGCGCCGGAGTTCACTTCGCTTTGCCCGGTGACCGGGCAACCCGATTTTGCGCATCTTGTGATCGATTATGCGCCGGGCCAGACGATCGTTGAATCGAAAAGCCTGAAGCTTTTTCTGGGGTCGTTCCGCAATCACAACGGGTTTCATGAAGATGTGACTGTTGGCATTGGCCAGCGTCTGGCAGCGGAAATGAAGCCGCAATGGCTGCGTATCGGTGGTTATTGGTATCCGCGCGGCGGGATTCCGATCGACGTGTTCTGGCAGACCGGGCCTGCGCCGGAAGGGCTTTGGGTGCCGGAACAAGGCGTGCAAAGCTATCGCGGACGTGGCTAG
- a CDS encoding sulfurtransferase, whose protein sequence is MDSLVSTEWLAAELGAADLIVLDASRHLPGAGRDAGKEFLKGHIPGARFFDLARLVDETSDVPQALPRPEQLTAELARLGADRSSRIVFYDDSAVKTAARAWFLCRAHGLENVAILDGGLAKWKAENRALESGTAACQPKDHFVLPQPDRIRFKRDILANISSEAAQVLDARDAGRFSGSTGDTVHGQPTGHIPGSCNLPFSALFNTDGTYKAPEDLRKALGEAGITAEKPVITTCGSGVTACVLIFALHLTGRDDTALYDGSWLDWGSDPDTPNATVKA, encoded by the coding sequence ATGGATAGTCTCGTTTCTACAGAATGGCTTGCTGCAGAGCTTGGTGCCGCAGATCTCATTGTGTTGGATGCCAGCCGGCATTTACCCGGCGCTGGCCGCGACGCAGGCAAAGAGTTTCTAAAGGGGCATATTCCGGGCGCCCGCTTTTTCGACCTCGCCCGGCTTGTCGATGAAACGTCGGATGTGCCCCAAGCCCTGCCGCGCCCGGAGCAGTTGACCGCAGAACTGGCGCGCTTGGGAGCCGACCGATCCAGCCGGATCGTGTTTTATGATGACAGCGCAGTCAAAACCGCTGCTCGCGCCTGGTTCTTGTGCCGTGCGCACGGGCTGGAAAACGTCGCGATCCTCGACGGCGGTCTTGCCAAATGGAAAGCCGAAAATCGCGCGTTGGAAAGCGGCACTGCGGCATGCCAACCAAAAGACCATTTTGTCTTGCCTCAACCTGATCGCATCCGTTTCAAGCGCGATATTCTGGCCAATATCAGCAGCGAAGCGGCACAGGTGCTTGATGCACGCGATGCCGGACGGTTCTCAGGTTCTACGGGAGATACAGTGCATGGCCAGCCGACAGGGCACATTCCCGGCTCCTGCAACCTACCATTTTCCGCATTGTTCAATACAGATGGCACATACAAGGCGCCCGAAGATCTACGCAAGGCGTTGGGCGAAGCCGGCATCACGGCAGAAAAGCCAGTGATTACAACTTGCGGCAGCGGCGTGACCGCTTGCGTGCTGATCTTCGCGCTTCATCTCACAGGTCGGGATGACACCGCACTCTACGACGGCAGCTGGCTTGATTGGGGCAGCGATCCGGACACACCAAACGCCACGGTGAAGGCATGA
- the metC gene encoding cystathionine beta-lyase: protein MSAGSKEHKPATKLVEAGRKPEWTGRVVNPPVVRASTHLYASEAERTETLKNNHDGVFYYGRRGAQTQWALAEALTEIEPGAHGTVLYPSGVAAIAGALMAVLRPGDVLLVSDNSYEPSRLMASGLLKKWGVEHRFFDPTDLEAYHQAFCEQTRAVWLESPGSLTMEVCDVPAMARIAREKGAVSLIDNTWATPLGFPAIQHGCDISVMSLTKHVSGHSDAMMGSASAGERWYRALRRTSQQLGQVVSPDDASLMLRGLRTMHVRLEQSTKSALAIAEWLKTRPEVAHVLCPMLPGDAGHELWSRDFSGACGLFSFVLKGRDDAARARLVDNLELFGIGYSWGGFESLALPFDPAPIRSAASWPPASWDPQDKLGVRLSIGLEDPDDLIADLTQAFVKMDNA from the coding sequence ATGAGCGCTGGCAGCAAAGAACATAAACCTGCAACAAAGCTGGTTGAAGCAGGCCGGAAGCCTGAATGGACAGGTCGCGTGGTCAACCCTCCGGTCGTTCGCGCGAGCACGCATCTATATGCAAGCGAGGCCGAGCGCACAGAGACGCTCAAGAACAATCATGACGGCGTATTTTACTACGGGCGACGTGGCGCTCAAACGCAATGGGCATTGGCTGAAGCGCTGACAGAGATAGAGCCAGGCGCGCATGGCACCGTGTTGTATCCCAGCGGGGTGGCCGCGATTGCCGGCGCACTTATGGCGGTACTTCGCCCGGGTGATGTTCTGCTGGTGAGTGATAATTCTTATGAGCCCAGCCGCTTGATGGCGAGCGGGCTGCTCAAGAAATGGGGTGTCGAGCACCGTTTCTTCGATCCGACGGATCTGGAAGCCTACCATCAGGCGTTCTGCGAACAGACGCGCGCAGTTTGGCTGGAAAGCCCGGGCAGCCTGACCATGGAAGTCTGCGATGTTCCCGCCATGGCCCGGATCGCGCGAGAAAAAGGCGCAGTCAGCCTGATCGACAATACCTGGGCTACGCCACTTGGCTTTCCAGCAATCCAACACGGATGCGATATCAGCGTGATGAGCCTGACCAAGCATGTCAGCGGACATTCGGATGCGATGATGGGCTCTGCCAGTGCGGGCGAACGCTGGTATCGCGCGTTGCGCCGGACGAGCCAGCAATTGGGACAGGTTGTGTCGCCAGACGATGCCTCGCTTATGCTGCGCGGGCTCCGGACAATGCACGTAAGGCTGGAACAAAGCACAAAGTCGGCACTGGCAATCGCTGAATGGCTCAAGACCCGGCCTGAAGTCGCGCATGTGCTGTGCCCCATGCTGCCCGGTGATGCGGGACATGAACTGTGGAGCAGGGACTTTAGCGGCGCTTGCGGGCTATTCAGTTTCGTCCTGAAAGGTCGCGATGATGCTGCCCGCGCCCGGCTGGTTGATAATCTCGAATTGTTCGGCATTGGTTATAGCTGGGGTGGTTTTGAGAGCCTGGCGCTCCCATTCGATCCCGCGCCAATCCGCAGCGCCGCGAGTTGGCCGCCCGCTTCGTGGGACCCGCAAGACAAACTTGGCGTTAGGTTATCGATCGGGCTAGAAGACCCTGACGATTTGATCGCCGATCTGACACAGGCTTTCGTTAAAATGGATAACGCATGA
- a CDS encoding mechanosensitive ion channel family protein, with protein MTTSATLPAETADGEQAFAESAEQGADGATEMPVVEPTPEAPDEAPVEVIEGSQGLKDAVSEKSETVGGILESLDAWAFEIGDLRISTLDVLLIITVILLVLTAAWMANRLSRSLIKRISRFDSTQKLLAEKLSTIAIWALAFLIGIDLLGIDLTALAFFGGAFGLAIGFGLQKTFGNLISGIILLLDKSIKPGDVISVTDQAGNEAIGQIRKIGIRAISVITRDQTEHLIPNENLMINQVVNWSYSSKDVRVKTPIGVSYDSDLKLVTELLYQAVNDVPRVLNTPKPRVNLMGFGDSSVDFELRFWIQDPEEGMANIRSDVYTRIWELFKEHNIEIPFPQRDLHIRTSKQFDELMDAITARETSS; from the coding sequence ATGACAACCTCTGCCACTTTGCCTGCTGAAACAGCCGACGGCGAACAAGCATTCGCTGAAAGCGCGGAGCAAGGCGCAGACGGTGCGACCGAGATGCCAGTTGTCGAGCCTACCCCTGAGGCTCCGGACGAGGCACCCGTCGAAGTGATCGAGGGTTCGCAGGGGCTGAAAGACGCGGTTTCAGAGAAAAGCGAGACTGTAGGCGGAATTCTCGAGTCACTCGACGCATGGGCTTTCGAGATTGGCGATCTGCGGATTTCCACTCTTGATGTGCTGCTGATCATCACCGTCATTCTGCTTGTTTTGACTGCCGCATGGATGGCAAACCGTCTTAGCCGCAGCCTGATCAAACGTATCTCGCGTTTTGACAGCACGCAAAAGCTGCTCGCTGAAAAACTCAGCACGATCGCCATATGGGCGCTGGCGTTCCTGATCGGCATCGATCTGCTGGGCATTGACCTGACTGCGCTGGCTTTCTTTGGCGGCGCCTTCGGCCTCGCCATCGGTTTCGGCCTTCAGAAAACCTTCGGGAACCTGATCTCGGGGATCATTCTGTTGCTCGACAAGTCTATCAAGCCGGGCGATGTGATCTCTGTAACCGATCAGGCAGGAAACGAAGCAATCGGGCAGATCCGCAAGATTGGCATTCGCGCAATTTCAGTGATTACCCGAGATCAGACAGAGCATCTGATCCCGAATGAAAACCTGATGATCAACCAGGTGGTCAATTGGTCTTACAGCTCCAAGGATGTGCGCGTGAAAACGCCGATAGGCGTGTCCTATGACAGCGACCTGAAGCTGGTCACAGAACTGCTCTATCAGGCTGTTAATGATGTGCCCCGCGTATTGAACACGCCAAAGCCACGCGTGAATTTAATGGGATTTGGCGACAGCTCGGTCGACTTTGAGCTGCGCTTCTGGATCCAGGATCCGGAAGAAGGCATGGCGAACATTCGTTCGGATGTTTACACGCGGATCTGGGAACTGTTCAAAGAGCACAATATAGAGATCCCTTTCCCGCAGCGTGACCTGCACATCCGTACCAGCAAACAGTTTGACGAGCTGATGGATGCGATCACCGCGCGTGAAACTTCCTCCTAA
- the cobA gene encoding uroporphyrinogen-III C-methyltransferase gives MQIPGTIYLVGAGPGDPDLLTLRAARLIENAQIIVHDGLVDPAILALARDDAELISVAKQRSRHTLPQEQINALLIREAKAGRDVVRLKGGDPLIFGRGGEEAEDARAAGVPVEIVPGISAANGAAAAAQIALTHRDASSIVSFVAGQCKGLSDQDWTGLAGKGRTLVIYMGVKTAPQIAEKLMEDGLTPDMPVAVIENAARREMRIIRGLLAGLPELVELHAIQSPALIVIGEVTARDDISLAKLAQESAR, from the coding sequence ATGCAAATCCCCGGAACCATATATCTCGTTGGCGCAGGCCCAGGTGATCCTGACCTGCTAACGTTGCGCGCTGCGCGCTTGATCGAAAATGCGCAGATCATCGTGCATGACGGCCTGGTCGATCCAGCCATTCTGGCGCTCGCACGCGACGATGCAGAACTGATCAGCGTTGCCAAGCAGCGATCCCGGCACACGCTCCCGCAAGAGCAAATCAACGCGCTTCTCATCCGCGAAGCCAAGGCCGGGCGTGACGTTGTCCGCCTCAAAGGTGGTGACCCACTGATCTTCGGGCGCGGCGGCGAAGAAGCAGAAGACGCGCGAGCAGCCGGTGTTCCAGTAGAGATCGTTCCGGGTATCAGCGCCGCGAATGGCGCAGCGGCGGCCGCCCAGATCGCGCTTACCCATCGCGATGCATCCAGCATTGTCAGTTTTGTGGCGGGCCAGTGCAAAGGTCTGTCGGATCAGGATTGGACCGGGTTGGCCGGAAAAGGGCGCACGCTTGTTATTTACATGGGCGTAAAGACCGCACCTCAGATCGCGGAAAAGCTGATGGAAGACGGCCTCACACCGGACATGCCCGTAGCGGTGATCGAGAACGCTGCGCGCCGGGAAATGCGGATTATTCGCGGACTGCTGGCCGGGCTACCTGAACTGGTTGAACTGCATGCGATACAAAGCCCTGCGCTGATTGTTATCGGTGAAGTGACTGCCCGCGACGATATCTCGCTCGCCAAGTTGGCTCAGGAGTCTGCGCGATGA
- a CDS encoding DUF2849 domain-containing protein has translation MNILTGNNLESGAVVWWDGTGWSLYVDDAVDVGDRADEIIAREQSARRVNSAYVLDASRDEKGVRPAHIKDRVRALGPTVRPDLTLKPKDPTAMDWVI, from the coding sequence ATGAACATCCTTACCGGAAACAACCTGGAAAGCGGCGCTGTAGTCTGGTGGGATGGCACCGGCTGGTCGCTCTATGTCGATGACGCCGTTGACGTTGGCGATCGTGCCGATGAAATCATCGCCCGTGAGCAGTCAGCGCGCCGTGTTAACTCGGCCTATGTTCTGGACGCGAGCCGCGACGAAAAAGGCGTCCGCCCTGCCCATATCAAAGACCGAGTCCGCGCGCTTGGCCCCACTGTTCGGCCTGACCTGACACTCAAACCTAAAGACCCGACAGCCATGGATTGGGTGATCTAA